A stretch of Fundicoccus culcitae DNA encodes these proteins:
- a CDS encoding bifunctional FdrA/YlbE family protein has product MLYSVIKNSYQDSINLMLLTNEVNALEGVNQGQVMMATDANKTMMKTAGLYTDEVEAAGPNEMAIVIDANDESIIDEVLTTVDQFLEDLSSKSEKSTYEEVDNWADALETLPDANLAVISIPGEYAADEIERGLNNGLNVFSFSDNVSLEDEIRLKKKAHEKGLLLMGPDCGTGVISGVPIAFTNVTTPGNIGIVGASGTGIQEAATIINELGGGLVHAIGTGGRDLHEEVGAITMLDAIAALDEHDPTDVILVISKPPAESVRNKVLQTLQSISKPVVAIFLGEKPTEHVGNVALAYTLEEAARMAVDLANGEEIKANYAQPLDFDVDTILPEGKTLKGLYSGGTLANEAATLIADALDLGGIQSEHGYILNTKGFQVMDLGDDIYTQGKPHPMIDPEVRVNKLKEVMQDETTGVVLIDVVLGYGSHSDMAGALAPSIKTALEEAKAAGRDFYVIGSIVGTPQDPQDYQATLNTLEEAGVIVAPSNEQAVRYALKLMGKEVVFPDKQFVAYTGEKVALETVSESTHDLFNTAPRVINIGLKSFTEPILEFGGQALQFTWRPRAGGNKKLIRILNELENRKEEIDEANKKVVQRLINSQPILTDVRPAYELIPELDTDKKIILHAGPPIKWENMTGPMQGSCVGAMLFEGWAENESDAMSQLENGEVEFIPCHHVGAVGPMGGITTNNFPMLLVENQADESEEGSRGMCIMNEGIGEVLRFGAYSEAVVNRLKWMRDVLGPVLGKAIRSLENGININVIIARAIGMGDEFHQRNIAASLVFLKEITPSIIALEDVDAKEKEEVIQFLADTDQFFLNIAMAAGKAIVEYARKIKEGTIVTTMARNGENFGVRIAETGDTWYTAPVNTPDGLYFTGYSAEDANKDIGDSAITETIGLGGMAMIAAPGVTRFIGLSGLDDARRISEEMEKITVANNSTWAIPNWDFKGSVVGIDIRKVVETGITPIINTGMAHKKAGVGQVGAGTVRASLGSFEAALIGYAKAVGINVD; this is encoded by the coding sequence ATGTTATATTCAGTAATTAAAAATAGTTATCAAGATTCAATAAACTTAATGTTATTGACAAACGAAGTCAATGCACTTGAAGGGGTCAACCAAGGTCAAGTGATGATGGCGACGGATGCCAATAAAACAATGATGAAAACAGCAGGTTTGTATACCGATGAAGTGGAAGCAGCAGGTCCCAATGAAATGGCAATTGTAATAGATGCCAACGATGAATCCATCATCGATGAGGTGTTGACCACAGTTGATCAATTCTTAGAAGATTTATCATCAAAAAGTGAAAAGAGCACTTATGAAGAAGTGGATAATTGGGCGGATGCACTAGAAACTTTACCGGACGCAAATTTAGCCGTTATTTCAATTCCAGGAGAATATGCAGCTGATGAAATTGAGCGTGGTTTAAATAATGGCTTAAATGTCTTTTCTTTTAGCGACAATGTTTCGCTTGAAGATGAAATTAGATTAAAGAAAAAAGCGCATGAAAAAGGCTTGTTATTAATGGGACCTGATTGTGGGACAGGTGTTATTTCTGGTGTTCCAATCGCTTTTACCAACGTTACGACACCAGGTAACATCGGTATTGTTGGTGCTTCCGGTACGGGTATACAAGAAGCGGCTACCATTATTAATGAATTAGGTGGTGGCTTGGTTCACGCCATCGGGACAGGCGGTCGTGACTTACATGAAGAAGTTGGAGCGATTACGATGCTTGATGCCATTGCGGCATTGGATGAGCATGATCCAACGGATGTTATTTTAGTTATTTCAAAACCACCTGCAGAATCAGTACGGAATAAAGTGCTACAAACCTTACAATCCATCAGTAAGCCAGTGGTTGCAATCTTTTTAGGTGAGAAACCAACCGAACATGTTGGAAATGTTGCATTAGCTTATACTTTAGAAGAAGCTGCCCGTATGGCCGTTGATTTAGCGAACGGGGAAGAAATCAAAGCGAATTATGCGCAACCACTTGATTTTGACGTAGATACCATTTTACCCGAAGGTAAAACCTTAAAAGGCTTATACTCTGGCGGAACCCTAGCGAATGAGGCGGCTACATTAATTGCTGATGCCTTAGATTTAGGCGGTATTCAATCTGAGCATGGCTATATTTTAAACACTAAAGGTTTTCAAGTAATGGATCTTGGTGATGATATCTATACCCAAGGTAAACCACATCCAATGATTGACCCTGAAGTACGCGTTAATAAATTAAAAGAAGTTATGCAAGATGAAACAACAGGTGTTGTCCTGATTGATGTCGTATTAGGTTATGGTTCGCATTCTGATATGGCTGGTGCATTAGCGCCATCAATCAAAACAGCTCTAGAAGAAGCTAAAGCGGCCGGTAGAGATTTTTATGTGATTGGCTCGATTGTTGGGACACCTCAAGATCCACAAGATTATCAAGCAACACTTAATACATTAGAAGAAGCGGGTGTCATTGTTGCACCTTCCAATGAACAAGCTGTGCGTTATGCCCTAAAATTAATGGGGAAAGAAGTGGTGTTTCCTGATAAACAATTTGTCGCATATACTGGCGAAAAAGTTGCTTTAGAAACAGTCAGTGAATCAACACATGATTTATTTAATACAGCACCTCGCGTCATCAATATCGGATTAAAAAGCTTTACTGAACCAATTTTAGAATTCGGAGGACAAGCCTTACAATTTACTTGGAGACCTCGTGCGGGTGGCAACAAGAAGTTAATCCGGATCTTAAATGAATTAGAAAATCGTAAAGAAGAAATTGATGAGGCGAATAAAAAAGTTGTCCAACGACTCATCAATTCACAACCAATTTTAACCGACGTCCGTCCAGCTTATGAACTTATTCCGGAACTAGATACCGATAAAAAAATAATTTTACACGCTGGTCCGCCAATTAAATGGGAAAATATGACTGGACCGATGCAAGGTTCTTGTGTAGGTGCTATGTTATTTGAAGGTTGGGCTGAAAATGAAAGTGATGCTATGTCTCAGCTTGAAAATGGCGAAGTTGAATTTATTCCTTGTCACCATGTAGGTGCTGTTGGACCGATGGGTGGAATTACAACTAATAACTTCCCAATGCTATTAGTGGAAAATCAAGCAGATGAATCCGAAGAGGGTTCACGTGGTATGTGTATCATGAATGAAGGTATTGGAGAAGTGCTTCGTTTTGGTGCATACTCAGAGGCTGTCGTTAATCGCTTAAAATGGATGCGCGATGTCTTAGGTCCAGTACTAGGGAAAGCGATTCGTTCACTTGAAAATGGTATAAATATCAATGTTATTATCGCTCGTGCAATTGGTATGGGAGATGAATTCCATCAAAGAAATATCGCTGCTTCTCTTGTTTTCTTGAAAGAAATTACACCTTCCATTATTGCCCTAGAAGATGTTGACGCTAAAGAAAAAGAAGAAGTTATTCAATTTTTAGCAGACACCGATCAATTCTTCTTGAATATTGCTATGGCAGCTGGAAAAGCCATCGTCGAATATGCACGGAAAATTAAAGAAGGTACCATTGTTACAACCATGGCACGTAATGGTGAAAACTTTGGCGTACGTATCGCAGAAACGGGAGACACATGGTACACCGCCCCTGTCAATACACCCGATGGTTTATACTTTACAGGTTACTCTGCCGAAGATGCGAATAAAGATATTGGTGATAGCGCGATTACAGAAACCATTGGACTCGGTGGGATGGCAATGATAGCCGCACCTGGAGTAACGCGTTTCATTGGTTTAAGCGGTCTTGATGATGCGCGTCGTATTTCGGAAGAAATGGAAAAAATTACAGTTGCCAATAACTCTACTTGGGCGATTCCTAACTGGGACTTTAAAGGTAGCGTTGTGGGTATAGATATCCGCAAAGTGGTTGAAACAGGGATTACACCCATTATTAACACAGGAATGGCTCATAAAAAAGCCGGTGTTGGTCAAGTAGGTGCCGGGACTGTTCGTGCTTCATTAGGTAGCTTTGAGGCTGCTCTGATTGGTTACGCAAAAGCAGTGGGCATCAATGTGGATTAG
- a CDS encoding alpha/beta hydrolase family protein — protein MTTYSQQTLNMFNLKGVDLQATLYTPNNNQIKTTILYFHGGGLIFGNRQDLPNKYHQLFSESGFSLLAVDYPLSPESSLSTIVGAVNNILEWFTHNYLATIDCKKYVIMGRSAGGYLAFSAGEYSNNLPNQPLGIISLYGYYNLLDASFSFPSQHYLQYPLVEQSIIAPMIDNKSISINQDPNRYLIYLSARQNGDWLGSMDEKREFSISKKSIKSLPPLFLAAATNDPDVPTRQSRQLANIHPNATLKLYDLNEHDFDRTHEETIGIELYNEIIVWISQLN, from the coding sequence ATGACAACCTATAGTCAACAAACATTAAATATGTTCAATCTTAAAGGTGTTGATTTACAAGCTACCCTTTACACTCCAAACAACAATCAAATTAAAACAACCATACTTTATTTTCATGGTGGCGGTTTAATCTTTGGGAACCGTCAAGACCTTCCTAATAAATATCACCAACTCTTTTCCGAGTCTGGATTTTCGTTATTAGCTGTTGATTATCCGCTTTCACCTGAAAGTAGTCTGTCAACAATCGTTGGAGCTGTTAATAATATTCTAGAATGGTTCACCCATAACTATCTAGCAACTATAGATTGTAAAAAATATGTCATAATGGGGCGTTCTGCTGGTGGCTATCTTGCATTTTCTGCTGGTGAATACTCTAACAACTTACCCAACCAACCACTAGGAATAATATCATTATATGGATACTATAATTTATTAGATGCTAGTTTTTCGTTTCCAAGTCAACATTATTTACAATATCCATTAGTAGAACAATCAATAATTGCTCCAATGATAGATAATAAATCTATAAGTATTAATCAAGACCCTAATCGTTACTTAATTTATCTATCAGCAAGACAAAATGGAGATTGGTTGGGTTCTATGGATGAAAAACGTGAATTTTCAATTAGTAAAAAATCAATCAAAAGCTTACCACCCTTATTTTTGGCAGCTGCGACTAATGATCCTGATGTGCCAACTAGACAATCGCGACAACTTGCAAACATACACCCAAATGCAACTTTAAAACTTTATGATCTTAATGAACATGATTTTGATCGTACTCATGAAGAAACAATCGGCATTGAATTGTATAATGAAATTATTGTTTGGATTTCACAACTGAATTAA
- a CDS encoding MFS transporter, with protein MTEETQKSIYPPNYWKRIVFTFFMGWLVIWIYRSMLSPVYDEIQLTIGPQSNTAMGSIASMYFFGYTAMQIPSGFLVDKFGQKKVLIPGFIVFAIGVASIGFATNITMIYIGSVLAGLGCGCYYGSAFSLTTQHVPQDKKGVGTAIVNSGSAVGMIIGMIGSSFLVKSLGMPWQVLPVISASLIVLLIIWFATKLISPKAEEATLKTETGSNIQEEIKEVQASKGSLFRPELLTVYLLYFTTCYAYYLIVTWLPDFLASERGIEGTMIGFITSMIAVTAIPGALYFSRKSDQRRDSKKQIIIFLSLVSFVLIALSMFAPGEISLSIILLLYGFFGKMAVDPVLISYLSDMADEGKVASTLGIFNFFGMASSVVAPALTGYIMDKTGSGEWGFYIGAFFLILGTVVFYLGNRKTTTA; from the coding sequence ATGACAGAAGAAACACAAAAAAGCATTTATCCACCAAATTATTGGAAACGTATCGTATTTACCTTTTTTATGGGATGGCTAGTTATTTGGATTTATCGTTCCATGTTATCACCAGTATATGATGAAATTCAATTAACAATAGGACCACAATCAAATACCGCAATGGGATCTATTGCATCAATGTATTTCTTTGGATATACCGCCATGCAAATTCCATCAGGTTTTTTGGTTGATAAATTTGGACAAAAGAAAGTATTAATTCCAGGATTTATTGTTTTCGCTATAGGTGTAGCGTCAATTGGTTTTGCGACTAATATTACGATGATTTACATTGGTTCAGTTTTAGCTGGACTTGGTTGTGGATGTTATTATGGTTCAGCTTTCTCATTAACAACGCAACATGTTCCTCAAGATAAAAAAGGTGTAGGAACAGCCATTGTAAACTCTGGTTCTGCTGTAGGTATGATCATTGGTATGATTGGATCATCATTTCTTGTTAAATCTTTAGGAATGCCATGGCAAGTTTTACCAGTAATTTCAGCAAGTTTAATTGTTCTGTTAATAATTTGGTTTGCTACTAAATTGATTAGTCCAAAAGCAGAAGAAGCTACTTTAAAAACTGAAACAGGTTCGAATATCCAAGAAGAAATTAAAGAAGTGCAAGCGTCTAAAGGTAGTTTATTTAGACCAGAACTTTTAACCGTTTATTTACTATACTTTACAACTTGTTATGCATACTATTTAATTGTGACTTGGTTACCAGACTTTTTAGCTTCAGAACGTGGAATTGAAGGAACAATGATTGGTTTCATTACTTCAATGATTGCAGTAACAGCCATTCCAGGAGCCTTGTACTTCTCACGTAAATCTGATCAAAGAAGAGACTCAAAAAAACAAATAATTATCTTCTTATCACTAGTATCGTTTGTCTTAATTGCGTTGTCTATGTTTGCACCAGGAGAAATTTCATTATCTATCATTCTTTTACTTTACGGATTTTTCGGTAAGATGGCTGTTGATCCAGTTCTAATTTCTTATTTATCAGATATGGCTGATGAAGGAAAAGTAGCTTCTACATTAGGCATTTTCAATTTCTTCGGAATGGCGTCATCAGTAGTTGCACCTGCATTAACAGGGTATATTATGGATAAGACTGGTTCTGGAGAATGGGGCTTCTACATTGGAGCATTTTTCTTAATTTTAGGAACAGTTGTGTTTTATCTAGGAAATCGCAAAACAACGACCGCATAA